In Methylomonas sp. ZR1, one DNA window encodes the following:
- a CDS encoding DUF3164 family protein produces MNTPTTLLPPGYRADSFGRLVPEDGIKKIDLLRDDTVKTIVKGGLLLQEQMRTWKHQVLADIAAFCELSAEQYGVKWGGKKGNLSLVSYDGKYKVLLAVSDALAFDERLQVAKTLIDECIHEWTANSNTEIKVLVEHAFQADRQGKINTGRIFGLMRVKIEHPKWKEAMDALKDSIQVTSTSEYLRMYERIGDTNQYRQITMDIAGL; encoded by the coding sequence ATGAATACGCCAACAACACTATTACCACCGGGCTACCGGGCCGATAGCTTTGGCCGCTTAGTGCCGGAAGACGGCATCAAGAAAATCGACCTGCTGCGGGATGACACCGTTAAAACTATCGTCAAGGGCGGCTTATTGCTGCAAGAACAGATGCGTACATGGAAGCACCAAGTGCTGGCCGATATCGCCGCGTTTTGTGAGCTGTCTGCCGAGCAATATGGCGTGAAATGGGGCGGCAAGAAAGGCAATCTGTCCCTGGTCAGTTACGACGGCAAATATAAAGTGCTGCTGGCCGTTAGCGATGCTTTGGCATTTGATGAGCGTCTGCAAGTCGCTAAAACTCTGATCGACGAGTGTATTCACGAATGGACGGCCAATAGCAATACCGAAATCAAGGTGCTGGTCGAACACGCTTTCCAGGCCGACCGCCAAGGCAAGATCAACACAGGCCGCATCTTCGGCTTGATGCGCGTCAAGATCGAGCATCCCAAGTGGAAAGAGGCTATGGACGCCCTGAAGGATTCCATTCAAGTGACTTCTACTAGCGAATATTTGCGCATGTATGAGCGGATTGGCGATACCAACCAGTATCGGCAAATCACTATGGATATTGCGGGGTTGTAG
- a CDS encoding gp16 family protein — MSNQPHTHTNPKHKAQRYAALGKIHLGKKQLGMDDETYRAMLLTIGGVKSSKDLTNEGLNKVLRHLEKAGVVFVSKKKHGRKPNNLPSGSDRNAKLSKIEALLAEAKRPWEYAHAMAKRMYKKDALEFCDHDELSGIIAALVKNAKREGRKTDATE, encoded by the coding sequence ATGAGCAATCAACCGCACACCCATACCAACCCAAAACATAAAGCCCAGCGCTATGCCGCGCTGGGAAAAATCCACCTGGGCAAAAAGCAGCTTGGCATGGACGATGAAACCTACCGCGCCATGCTGCTGACCATCGGCGGCGTTAAATCCAGCAAGGATTTGACTAACGAAGGCTTGAACAAGGTGCTACGGCACCTTGAGAAAGCCGGCGTGGTGTTTGTCAGTAAGAAAAAGCACGGCCGCAAGCCCAATAACCTACCGAGCGGTTCCGACCGCAACGCCAAGCTGAGCAAGATCGAGGCGCTGTTGGCCGAAGCCAAACGGCCGTGGGAATACGCCCACGCCATGGCAAAGCGCATGTACAAAAAAGACGCCCTGGAGTTCTGCGACCACGATGAGCTGAGCGGGATTATTGCGGCGCTGGTGAAGAATGCCAAGCGGGAAGGACGGAAAACCGATGCAACTGAATAG